A single Chiroxiphia lanceolata isolate bChiLan1 chromosome 25, bChiLan1.pri, whole genome shotgun sequence DNA region contains:
- the TFEB gene encoding transcription factor EB, which produces MASRIGLRMELMKQQAQQEAERERVQQQMMMNYMQQQRMPVASTPAINTPIHFQSPPPVPGEVLKVQSYLENPTTYHLQKSRDKKVQAYLSETYGNKFAAHVSPASHSPKPPPAASPGVRPGHVLSSSAGNSAPNSPMAMLNIGSNPEREFDEVIDDIMRLDDVLGYMNPEVHMPNTLPMSSSHMNVYSGDPQVTASLVGVTSSSCPADLTQKRELTDAESRALAKERQKKDNHNLIERRRRFNINDRIKELGMLIPKANDLDVRWNKGTILKASVDYIKRMQKDLQRSRDLENHSRRLEMTNKQLLLRIQELEMQARVHGLPTSSPSGVNVAELAQQVVKQEASGDEGTLEPLLPPPDPESQPQPALPPPPQSPFHQLDFTHSLSFDDGSQGFPDSLEPGHSASFPSLSKKELDLMLMQDTMLPLASDPLFSAMSPEASKASSRRSSFSMEDTDML; this is translated from the exons ATGGCGTCGCGCATCGGGCTGCGCATGGAGCTGATGAAGCAGCAGGCGCAGCAGGAAGCGGAGCGGGAGCGGGTGCAGCAGCAGATGATGATGAACTacatgcagcagcagaggatgcCCGTGGCCTCCACCCCGGCCATCAACACCCCCATTCACTTCCAGTCCCCGCCGCCCGTGCCTGGAGAGGTCCTCAAG GTCCAGTCCTACCTGGAAAACCCCACCACGTACCACCTGCAGAAGTCACGGGACAAGAAGGTTCAGGCTTATCTCTCTGAGACCTACGGGAACAAGTTTGCTGCCCACGTCAGCCCCGCCAGCCACTCTCCCAAGCCGCCCCCCGCCGCGTCCCCCGGCGTCCGGCCCGGCCACGTCCTGTCCTCCTCGGCGGGCAACAGCGCTCCCAACAGCCCCATGGCCATGCTCAACATCGGCTCCAACCCCGAGCGGGAG TTCGATGAGGTCATCGATGACATCATGCGCCTGGATGACGTTCTGGGCTACATGAACCCCGAAGTCCACATGCCCAACACG CTGCCCATGTCCAGCAGTCACATGAATGTCTATAGTGGGGACCCCCAGGTGACAGCCTCGCTCGTCGGTgtcaccagcagctcctgccctgctgacCTCACCCAGAAGAGGGAACTCACAG ATGCCGAGAGCCGAGCCCTGGCCAAGGAGCGCCAGAAGAAAGACAATCACAACCTGA TCGAGAGACGGCGAAGGTTCAACATCAACGACCGCATCAAAGAGCTGGGGATGCTGATCCCCAAGGCCAACGACCT GGATGTGCGCTGGAACAAAGGGACAATCCTGAAGGCGTCTGTGGACTACATCAAGAGGATGCAGAAGGACTTGCAGAGGTCACGAGACCTGGAGAATCACTCGCGGCGCCTGGAGATGACGaacaagcagctgctgctccgcATCCAG gagctggagatgcAGGCACGTGTCCATGGGCTGCCCACCTCCTCGCCCTCGGGCGTCAACGTGGCCGAGCTGGCTCAGCAGGTGGTCAAGCAGGAGGCCAGCGGGGACGAGGGGACGCTGGAGCCACTGCTGCCACCCCCGGACCCCGAATCGCAGCCACAgccggcgctgcccccgccaCCCCAGTCTCCCTTCCACCAGCTGGACTTTACCCACAGCCTGAGCTTCGACGACGGCTCCCAGGGCTTCCCAGACAGCCTGGAGCCTGGACACAGCGCTTCCTTCCCATCCCTATCCAAgaaggagctggacttgatgcTGATGCAGGACACGATGCTGCCCCTGGCCTCTGACCCCTTGTTCTCGGCCATGTCCCCGGAGGCCTCCAAGGCCAGCAGTCGCCGGAGCAGCTTCAGCATGGAGGACACAGACATGCTgtga
- the LOC116798216 gene encoding gastricsin-like isoform X2 gives MRGAATEPPAPGTMWGLALALLCLPLGEGVLRIPLRRGRSIREVMREKGLPEGFLNNLRGDPGRKYQLSGAVAYEPLMNYLDTFYFGEVGIGTPPQNFLVIFDTGSSNLWVPSTYCQSPACEDHTRFNHSLSSTFLDIDVTYTLRYGFGDLSVVLGYDTVTIQNIVIRNQEFGLSLYEPSRPFYYLDFDGILGMAYPGVAISGFNTLMQNMLQQNQLSEPIFSFYFSRNPTYSYGGEVILGGVDPQLYSGEVLWAPVVQELYWKISIEEFSIGYSVTSWCSQGCHGIVDTGTFLLTIPGQFMPALLQALGAEESDYGFLVDCSSVPNMPTLYFAISGAWLSLPPTVYVLENDGICTVGVESTYVPSASGQPLWILGNLFLRQYYSIFDMANNRVGFALAT, from the exons ATGAGGG gagctgccaCGGAGCCACCGGCACCAGGGACCATGTGGGGGCTGGCgctggccctgctctgcctcccactCGGGGAGGGGGTGCTCAG gaTCCCCctgaggaggggcaggtccaTCCGGGAGGTGATGAGAGAGAAGGGGCTGCCGGAGGGTTTCCTGAACAACCTCAGAGGGGACCCGGGGAGGAAATACCAGCTCAGTGGTGCTGTGGCTTATGAACCTCTCATGAACTACCTGGAT ACCTTCTACTTCGGGGAGGTCGGCATCGGGACCCCTCCCCAGAATTTCCTGGTGATCTTTGACACCGGCTCTTCCAACCTGTGGGTTCCCTCCACCTACTGCCAGAGTCCAGCCTGTG AGGATCACACCAGGTTCAACCACAGCCTGTCGTCCACCTTCCTGGACATCGACGTGACCTACACCCTGAGATACGGGTTTGGGGACCTGTCGGTGGTGCTGGGATATGACACGGTGACA ATCCAGAACATTGTCATCAGGAACCAGGAGTTTGGCCTGAGCCTGTATGAGCCCAGCAGACCCTTTTACTACCTGGATTTTGATGGGATTTTGGGCATGGCTTACCCAGGTGTTGCCATCAGTGGTTTCAACACGCTGATGCAGAACATGCTGCAGCAGAACCAGCTCAGTGAACCCATCTTCAGCTTCTACTTCTCCCG CAACCCAACATATAGTTACGGTGGGGAAGTCATCCTGGGGGGGGTTGACCCCCAGCTGTACTCCGGGGAGGTTTTGTGGGCTCCTGTGGTCCAGGAATTGTACTGGAAGATCAGTATCGAGGA GTTCTCCATTGGGTATTCAGTCACCAGCTGGTGCAGCCAAGGCTGTCATGGCATTGTGGACACTGGGACATTCCTGCTGACCATCCCAGGGCAGTTcatgccagccctgctgcaggctctgggtGCAGAGGAGAGCGACTATGGG TTCCTCGTTGACTGCAGCAGTGTCCCAAACATGCCCACCCTCTACTTTGCCATCAGTGGGGCCTGGTTGTCGCTGCCTCCCACTGTCTATGTCCTAGAG AACGATGGCATCTGCACCGTGGGGGTCGAGAGCACTTATGTGCCCTCTGCCAGTGGCCAGCCCCTCTGGATCCTTGGCAACCTCTTCCTCAGGCAGTATTACTCCATCTTCGACATGGCCAACAACAGAGTTGGCTTTGCCCTGGCAACTTAG
- the LOC116798216 gene encoding gastricsin-like isoform X1, which yields MRGAATEPPAPGTMWGLALALLCLPLGEGVLRIPLRRGRSIREVMREKGLPEGFLNNLRGDPGRKYQLSGAVAYEPLMNYLDTFYFGEVGIGTPPQNFLVIFDTGSSNLWVPSTYCQSPACEDHTRFNHSLSSTFLDIDVTYTLRYGFGDLSVVLGYDTVTIQNIVIRNQEFGLSLYEPSRPFYYLDFDGILGMAYPGVAISGFNTLMQNMLQQNQLSEPIFSFYFSRNPTYSYGGEVILGGVDPQLYSGEVLWAPVVQELYWKISIEEFSIGYSVTSWCSQGCHGIVDTGTFLLTIPGQFMPALLQALGAEESDYGVGGQEAVGDAEGQGHTWEQNISPGAALQCCETEIILPNMTSVGQHNPGTIRAVLTLKECGHRHKASASPGVLTPLPLFASLAVPR from the exons ATGAGGG gagctgccaCGGAGCCACCGGCACCAGGGACCATGTGGGGGCTGGCgctggccctgctctgcctcccactCGGGGAGGGGGTGCTCAG gaTCCCCctgaggaggggcaggtccaTCCGGGAGGTGATGAGAGAGAAGGGGCTGCCGGAGGGTTTCCTGAACAACCTCAGAGGGGACCCGGGGAGGAAATACCAGCTCAGTGGTGCTGTGGCTTATGAACCTCTCATGAACTACCTGGAT ACCTTCTACTTCGGGGAGGTCGGCATCGGGACCCCTCCCCAGAATTTCCTGGTGATCTTTGACACCGGCTCTTCCAACCTGTGGGTTCCCTCCACCTACTGCCAGAGTCCAGCCTGTG AGGATCACACCAGGTTCAACCACAGCCTGTCGTCCACCTTCCTGGACATCGACGTGACCTACACCCTGAGATACGGGTTTGGGGACCTGTCGGTGGTGCTGGGATATGACACGGTGACA ATCCAGAACATTGTCATCAGGAACCAGGAGTTTGGCCTGAGCCTGTATGAGCCCAGCAGACCCTTTTACTACCTGGATTTTGATGGGATTTTGGGCATGGCTTACCCAGGTGTTGCCATCAGTGGTTTCAACACGCTGATGCAGAACATGCTGCAGCAGAACCAGCTCAGTGAACCCATCTTCAGCTTCTACTTCTCCCG CAACCCAACATATAGTTACGGTGGGGAAGTCATCCTGGGGGGGGTTGACCCCCAGCTGTACTCCGGGGAGGTTTTGTGGGCTCCTGTGGTCCAGGAATTGTACTGGAAGATCAGTATCGAGGA GTTCTCCATTGGGTATTCAGTCACCAGCTGGTGCAGCCAAGGCTGTCATGGCATTGTGGACACTGGGACATTCCTGCTGACCATCCCAGGGCAGTTcatgccagccctgctgcaggctctgggtGCAGAGGAGAGCGACTATGGGGTAGGTGGGCAGGAGGCAGTGGGTGATGCCGAGGGACAAGGACACACCTGGGAGCAAAACATCTCAcctggagcagccctgcagtgctgtgaaacagaaataattcttcCAAACATGACAAGTGTGGGTCAGCACAACCCTGGCACCATCAGAGCTGTGCTGACCCTTAAGGAGTGTGGCCACCGGCATAAGGCCAGTGCCAGCCCAGGGGTCCTGACCCCTCTGCCCCTCTTTGCCTCTCTTGCAGTTCCTCGTTGA
- the LOC116798217 gene encoding gastricsin-like isoform X1, with product MKRLVLALACLQLAEGVVRINLKKGESIREKMRAAGVLDDYLKKIKYDPVKKYSSKKGYVVNQPITNHLDSSYFGEISIGTPPQKFLVLFDTGSSNFWVPSIDCKSPACFNHAKFKPSESDTFAPNGRSLTVTYGSGSVTIVLGSDTLRIQNITVTNQDFGLSQEEPTQPFYFADFDGILGMAFPSLAVGGTPTAVQGMLQQDQLAEPIFSFYFSRQPTYQYGGELVLGGIDPRLFHGAITWAPVTQELYWQVTLEEFAVGQSVTGCCSQGCQAIVDTGTFLLTVPEEYIESILQALGAQETSYGYAVDCEEIENMPPLTFTISGAQLPLYPSSYVLNTNGYCTLGIEVTYLPSQDTQPLWILGDVFLKEYYTIFDTAYNRVGFARSA from the exons ATGAAGCGGCTCGTCCTGGCCCTGGCGTGTCTCCAGCTCGCAGAGGGGGTGGTGAG AATCAATCTGAAGAAAGGCGAGTCCATACGGGAGAAGATGAGGGCAGCTGGAGTGCTGGATGACTacctgaagaaaattaagtatGATCCAGTTAAGAAATACAGCTCCAAAAAGGGCTACGTTGTGAACCAGCCGATAACCAACCACCTGGAT tCCTCCTACTTCGGGGAGATCAGCATTGGGACCCCTCCCCAAAAGTTCTTGGTGCTCTTTGACACCGGCTCCTCCAACTTTTGGGTGCCCTCCATCGACTGCAAGAGTCCAGCCTGCT tCAATCACGCCAAGTTCAAGCCCAGTGAGTCCGACACCTTCGCCCCCAATGGCCGGTCCCTCACCGTGACCTACGGCAGCGGCTCCGTCACCATCGTGCTGGGCTCCGACACGCTCAGG atCCAGAACATCACCGTCACAAACCAGGACTTCGGGCTCAGCCAGGAAGAGCCGACCCAGCCTTTCTACTTTGCTGATTTTGATGGGATCCTGGGAATGGCCTTCCCCTCCCTGGCAGTGGGAGGGACGCCCACGGCCGTGCAGGGAATGCTGCAGCAGGACCAGCTCGCTGAGCCCATCTTCAGCTTCTACTTCTCGCG CCAACCCACCTACCAATACGGGGGAGAGCTGGTTCTCGGGGGAATCGACCCTCGGCTCTTCCACGGGGCCATCACGTGGGCACCGGTGACCCAGGAGCTCTACTGGCAGGTCACACTTGAGGA GTTTGCTGTTGGGCAGTCAGTgacaggctgctgcagccagggctgccaggcCATCGTGGACACGGGGACGTTCCTCCTGACTGTGCCCGAGGAGTACATCGAGAGCATCCTCCAGGCCCTGGGTGCCCAGGAGACCAGCTATGGA TATGCAGTGGACTGCGAGGAGATCGAGAACATGCCCCCCCTCACCTTCACCATCAGTGGTGCTCAGCTCCCGCTCTACCCCTCCTCCTACGTCCTGAAT ACCAACGGCTACTGCACCCTTGGGATCGAGGTCACCTACCTGCCCTCCCAGGACACGCAGCCACTCTGGATCCTGGGTGACGTCTTCCTCAAGGAATATTACACCATCTTTGACACTGCTTACAACCGCGTCGGCTTCGCCCGCTCGGCGTAG
- the LOC116798217 gene encoding gastricsin-like isoform X2 produces MKRLVLALACLQLAEGVVRINLKKGESIREKMRAAGVLDDYLKKIKYDPVKKYSSKKGYVVNQPITNHLDSSYFGEISIGTPPQKFLVLFDTGSSNFWVPSIDCKSPACFNHAKFKPSESDTFAPNGRSLTVTYGSGSVTIVLGSDTLRIQNITVTNQDFGLSQEEPTQPFYFADFDGILGMAFPSLAVGGTPTAVQGMLQQDQLAEPIFSFYFSRQPTYQYGGELVLGGIDPRLFHGAITWAPVTQELYWQVTLEEFAVGQSVTGCCSQGCQAIVDTGTFLLTVPEEYIESILQALGAQETSYGTNGYCTLGIEVTYLPSQDTQPLWILGDVFLKEYYTIFDTAYNRVGFARSA; encoded by the exons ATGAAGCGGCTCGTCCTGGCCCTGGCGTGTCTCCAGCTCGCAGAGGGGGTGGTGAG AATCAATCTGAAGAAAGGCGAGTCCATACGGGAGAAGATGAGGGCAGCTGGAGTGCTGGATGACTacctgaagaaaattaagtatGATCCAGTTAAGAAATACAGCTCCAAAAAGGGCTACGTTGTGAACCAGCCGATAACCAACCACCTGGAT tCCTCCTACTTCGGGGAGATCAGCATTGGGACCCCTCCCCAAAAGTTCTTGGTGCTCTTTGACACCGGCTCCTCCAACTTTTGGGTGCCCTCCATCGACTGCAAGAGTCCAGCCTGCT tCAATCACGCCAAGTTCAAGCCCAGTGAGTCCGACACCTTCGCCCCCAATGGCCGGTCCCTCACCGTGACCTACGGCAGCGGCTCCGTCACCATCGTGCTGGGCTCCGACACGCTCAGG atCCAGAACATCACCGTCACAAACCAGGACTTCGGGCTCAGCCAGGAAGAGCCGACCCAGCCTTTCTACTTTGCTGATTTTGATGGGATCCTGGGAATGGCCTTCCCCTCCCTGGCAGTGGGAGGGACGCCCACGGCCGTGCAGGGAATGCTGCAGCAGGACCAGCTCGCTGAGCCCATCTTCAGCTTCTACTTCTCGCG CCAACCCACCTACCAATACGGGGGAGAGCTGGTTCTCGGGGGAATCGACCCTCGGCTCTTCCACGGGGCCATCACGTGGGCACCGGTGACCCAGGAGCTCTACTGGCAGGTCACACTTGAGGA GTTTGCTGTTGGGCAGTCAGTgacaggctgctgcagccagggctgccaggcCATCGTGGACACGGGGACGTTCCTCCTGACTGTGCCCGAGGAGTACATCGAGAGCATCCTCCAGGCCCTGGGTGCCCAGGAGACCAGCTATGGA ACCAACGGCTACTGCACCCTTGGGATCGAGGTCACCTACCTGCCCTCCCAGGACACGCAGCCACTCTGGATCCTGGGTGACGTCTTCCTCAAGGAATATTACACCATCTTTGACACTGCTTACAACCGCGTCGGCTTCGCCCGCTCGGCGTAG
- the FRS3 gene encoding fibroblast growth factor receptor substrate 3: protein MGSCCSCLCTDSIPDNHPTKFKVTNVDDEGHELGSGIMELTQRELILHTHKRDAVRWPFLCLRRYGYDSNLFSFESGRRCHTGQGIFAFKCSRAEEIFNLLQDLMQCNSINVVEEPVVITRNSHPTEGGLSRTPQAPNSLGYTVPGFPNGFHSFPGESLSCSSARHPSVSSLRYSSVGEDSTHPLLGPEEQSHTYVNTASGEQEPRGRHCMHSLPEAHPPFPPRNHSCSLEDRNPQVFLQPGEVKFVLGPSSGSRRVCRHPRECGGPLCPPNNNNNECEGGCPSPQCVYENLNGPVPGGSSSRCRAGLSRLSRQDGGRSRRRSALLHYENLPALPPVWELQPSRRDEPPAPSPGGFSEAGEGDPLQSRPTNSRRSALLPRPRRARLPGVFGFELLPRPRAEPPRQLNYIQVELEAEPGEGHREPPRVPPPAPPGARRSDSYAVIDLKKTAAMSSLQRALPRDDGTSRKTRHNSTDLPL from the exons atggggagctgctgcagttgtCTGTGCACAGACAGCATCCCAGACAACCACCCCACCAAATTTAAG GTGACGAACGTGGACGATGAAGGGCACGAGCTGGGCTCTGGGATCATGGAGCTGACGCAGCGGGAGCTCATCCTGCACACGCACAAGCGCGACGCCGTCCGGTGGCCCTTCCTGTGCCTGCGCCGCTACGGCTACGACTCCAACCTCTTCTCCTTCGAGAGCGGCCGGCGCTGCCACACGGGGCAGG ggatTTTTGCCTTCAAGTGCTCCCGAGCAGAGGAGATCTTCAACCTGCTGCAGGACCTGATGCAGTGTAACAGCATCAACGTGGTGGAGGAGCCTGTTGTCATCACCAGGAACAGTCACCCCACGGAGGGGGGGCTGTCCCGGACCCCCCAGGCCCCCAACA GTCTGGGGTACACTGTCCCAGGATTTCCCAATGGATttcacagcttccctggagaAAGCCTGTCCTGCTCCTCAGCCCGGCACCCCTCAGTGAGCAGCCTGAGATATTCCTCTGTGGGGGAAGACTCCACTCATCCCCTCCTTGGGCCTGAGGAGCAG TCCCACACCTACGTGAACACGGccagtggggagcaggagccGAGGGGCCGGCACTGTATGCACTCCTTGCCTGAAGCCcaccctcctttcccccctAGGAACCACAGCTGCTCCCTCGAAGACCGCAACCCCCAGGTcttcctgcagccaggggaGGTTAAATTCGTGCTGGGTCCCTCCTCCGGCTCCCGCCGGGTGTGCCGGCACCCCCGGGAGTGCGGGGGTCCGCTCTGcccccccaacaacaacaacaacgaGTGCGAGGGGGGTTGTCCCTCGCCCCAGTGCGTCTACGAGAACCTCAACGGGCCGGTGCCCGGCGGCAGCTCCTCGCGGTGCCGGGCCGGGCTCTCCCGGCTGTCCCGGCAGGACGGCGGCCGCTCCCGGCGCCGCTCGGCGCTGCTGCACTACGAGAACCTGCCGGCGCTGCCCCCGGTGTGGGAGCTCCAGCCCTCCCGGCGGGACGAGCCCCCCGCGCCGTCCCCCGGCGGCTTCTCCGAGGCGGGCGAGGGGGATCCGCTGCAGAGCCGCCCCACGAACTCCCGGCGCAGCGCcctcctgccccggccccggcgcgcCCGCCTGCCCGGCGTGTTCGGCTTCGAGCTCCTCCCGCGGCCCCGCGCGGAGCCCCCGCGGCAGCTCAACTACATCCAGGTGGAGCTGGAGGCCGAGCCGGGCGAGGGGCACCGGGAGCCGCCCCGTgtcccgccgcccgccccgcccggtGCCCGCCGGAGCGACTCGTACGCCGTCATTGACCTCAAGAAGACCGCGGCCATGTCCAGCTTGCAGAGGGCCCTGCCCAGGGACGACGGGACCTCGCGGAAAACGCGGCACAACAGCACTGACCTGCCCCTCTGA